In the genome of Hippoglossus hippoglossus isolate fHipHip1 chromosome 4, fHipHip1.pri, whole genome shotgun sequence, one region contains:
- the dock7 gene encoding dedicator of cytokinesis protein 7 isoform X16, translated as MAERRAFAQKISRTVAAEVRKQIAGQYGGSPQLFKNLNVGTTTSNTVPLTEAVEPVDFEEYLITHPPIVESGPLRDLIEFPPDDIEVIYTPRECRTVVQAVPEEGDTDVHVRDCVRSYTEDWAIVNRKYHKLGTGFNPNTLDKQKERQKGLPKQVFEADEMPDSSSYQDDQDDLKRRSMSIDDTPRGSWACSIFDLKNSLPDALLPHLLDRAPNDEIDRHNEELRKANRHRELFALHPALDEEEPIERHCVPEVPKEHFGQRLLVKCLSLKFEIEIEPIFASLALYDVKEKKKISENFFFDLNSEQTKGLLRPHIQTAAISTLARSAIFSITYPSQDVFLVIKLEKVLQQGDIGECAEPYMVFKESDAAKNKEKLEKLRGQSEQFCQRLGRYRMPFAWTAIHLMNIVNSAGSLERDTELEMSLSERKGSWSERRNSSIMGRRSLERTTSGDESCSLTGFRPATLTITNFFKQEGDRLSDEDLYKFLADMRRPSSVLRRLRPITAQLKLDISPAPENPHYCLTPDLHQVKPYPDSRVRPTREILEFPARDVYVPNTTYRNLLYVNPQSLNFANRQGSARNITVKVQFMNGEDPNNAMPVIFGKSSCADFAKEAYTAVVYHNRSPDFHDEIKIKLPASLSDHHHILFTFYHVSCQQKQNTPLETPVGYTWIPMLQSGRLRTGHFCLPVSLEKPPQSYSVLSPDVPLPGMKWVDNHRGVFNVEVVSVSGLHTQDQYLDKFFALVHALDEHMFPVRIGDMRIMENNLEAELKSSIAALNSSQLEPVVRFLHLLLDKLVLLVVRPPVIAGQIVNLGQASFEVMASIVNRLHKYLDSSQDMHGRNSLLSSYIHYVFRLPSTDPNAPSPGPGGLGGSVHYATMARSAVRPASLNLNRSRSLSNSNPDISGTPTSPDDEVRSIIGSKAMERCGNRMSSHTESTSFLQTLTGRLPTKKLFHEELALQWVVSSGSVREGALQQAWFFFELMVKSIIHHLYFTERLESPRKNRFPERFMDDITALVSTIAGDVVSRFQKDLELVERLNTSLAFFLNDLLSVMDRGFVFTLIRAYWKQVSTKLYTLQNPNLESLRLDFLRIVCSHEHYVTLNLPCSLLTPPASPSPSVSSATSQSSGFSTHVQDQKIANMFELSVPFREQHYLAGLVLSELSVILDPENEGMFGLHKKVVSVVHNLLSSHDSDPRYADPEVKARVAMLYLPLIGIIMETLPQLHDFTESHNQWGRPGCPQGAAAGSTGEEAEGEGNSIISQTVAMAIAGTSTPSPISRPSSFLLNSQASRQHGTFSAESSRSLLICLLWVLKNADEMVLQKWFTDLSVSQLNRLLDLLYLCVSCFEYKGKKAFERMNSLTFKKSKDMKAKLEEAILGSIGARQEMVRRSRGQLERSPSGSAFGSQENLRWRKDMTHWRQNSERMDKTRAELEHEALIDGNLATEANIIILDTLEIVVQTVSVTESKESILGGVLKVLLHSMACNQSALYLQHCFATQRALVSKFPELLFEEETEQCADLCLRLLRSCSSSISTIRAHASASLYLLMRQNFEIGNNFARVKMQVTMSLSSLVGTSQNFNEEFLRRSLKTILTYAEEDLELRETTFPDQVQDLVFNLHMILSDTVKMKEHQEDPEMLIDLMYRIAKGYQTSPDLRLTWLQNMAGKHSERNNHAEAAQCLVHSAALVAEYLSMLEDRKYLPVGCVTFQNISSNVLEESAVSDDVVSPDEEGICSGKYFTEIGLVGLLEQAAASFSMAGMYEAVNEVYKVLIPVHEANRDAKKLSTIHGKLQEAFGKIVHQTGKRMFGTYFRVGIYGSKFGDLDEQEFVYKEPAITKLAEISHRLEGFYGERFGEEQVEVIKDSNPVDKCKLDPNKAFIQITYVEPYFDTYEMKDRITYFDKNYNLRRFVYCTPFTLDGRAHGDLHEQYKRKTILTTSHAFPYIKTRINIIHKEEVISTPIEVAIEDMQKKTQELAFATHQDPSDAKMLQMVLQGSVGTTVNQGPLEVAQVFLSEIPSDPKLYRHHNKLRLCFKDFTKRCEDALRKNKSLIGPDQKEYQRELERNYHRLKEALQPLINRKIPQLYKPVLQVNSHRDSFSRMSLRRLDI; from the exons GGACACTGATGTTCACGTCAGAGACTGTGTCAGATCCTACACAGAAGACTGGGCCATCGTCAACAGAAA ATATCACAAACTCGGTACGGGTTTCAACCCCAACACTCTGGACAAGCAGAAGGAGCGTCAGAAAGGCCTGCCCAAGCAAGTGTTCGAGGCTGATGAGATGccagacagcagcagctacCAGGACGACCAG GATGACTTGAAGCGGCGGTCGATGTCGATAGACGACACACCGCGCGGCAGCTGGGCCTGCAGCATCTTCGACTTGAAGAACTCCCTCCCCGATGCCCTCCTTCCTCACCTGCTCGACCGCGCTCCCAACGACGAGATCGACAGGCACAACGAAGAGCTTCGCAAAGCCAACCGCCACCGCGAACTCTTCGCTCTGCACCCGGCCCTCGATGAG GAAGAGCCCATTGAGCGCCACTGTGTGCCTGAAGTACCCAAAGAACACTTTGGCCAGAGGCTACTCGTCAAGTGCTTGTCCTTGAA GTTCGAGATCGAAATTGAACCCATATTTGCTAGTTTGGCCTTATACGATgtcaaggaaaagaaaaag ATATCGGAGAACTTTTTCTTTGACCTGAACTCCGAGCAGACGAAGGGGCTGCTGCGTCCACACATTCAGACAGCGGCCATCTCTACACTGGCTCGCTCGGCCATATTTTCCATTACCTATCCCTCCCAGGATGTCTTCCTCGTCATCAAG CTGGAAAAAGTTCTCCAGCAAGGTGATATCGGAGAGTGTGCCGAGCCCTACATGGTCTTCAAAGAGTCAGACGCTGCCAAG AATaaagagaagctggagaagctTCGCGGCCAGTCGGAGCAGTTCTGCCAACGGCTCGGTCGCTACCGAATGCCCTTCGCTTGGACCGCCATCCACCTGATGAACATTGTTAACAGTGCCGGCAGTTTGGAGAGAGACACGGAGCTGGAGATGAGCCTCTCAG agagaaaaggctCATGGTCAGAGCGAAGAAACTCGAGCATCATGGGAAGACGCTCCCTGGAGAGGACCACCAGTGGAGATGAGTCATGCAGTCTGACGGGCTTTAGACCTGCAACACTCACCATCACCAACTTCTTCAAACAG gagggAGACAGACTGAGCGATGAAGACTTGTACAAGTTTCTAGCAGATATGAGAAGACCCTCTTCGGTTCTGAGGAGACTCAGACCCATCACAG CCCAGTTGAAGTTGGACATTTCCCCAGCTCCAGAGAACCCCCACTATTGCTTGACCCCTGACCTCCATCAAGTTAAACCTTACCCGGACAGTAGGGTACGTCCCACCAGGGAGATCCTGGAGTTCCCTGCAAGGGATGTCTACGTGCCAAACACCACATACAG gaatCTGCTTTATGTGAACCCTCAAAGTCTTAACTTCGCCAACCGCCAAGGCTCCGCCcgcaacatcacagtgaaagtGCAATTCATGAATGGAGAGGATCCTAACAATGCAATGCCG GTGATATTTGGGAAGTCCAGTTGTGCAGATTTCGCGAAAGAGGCCTACACTGCTGTGGTGTACCATAACAG ATCACCTGACTTCCACGATGAGATCAAGATCAAGTTGCCAGCCTCCCTGTCGGACCACCACCACATTCTCTTCACCTTTTACCACGTCAGCTGCCAGCAGAAGCAGAACACACCTCTGGAGACCCCTGTGGGATACACG TGGATCCCCATGTTGCAGAGCGGGCGTCTGCGGACGGGACACTTCtgtcttcctgtgtctctgGAGAAACCACCACAATCCTACTCTGTTCTCTCCCCAGAT GTTCCTCTCCCGGGGATGAAGTGGGTGGATAACCATCGAGGAGTATTCAATGTGGAAGTGGTGTCTGTTTCAGGCTTACACACACAG GACCAGTACCTGGATAAGTTCTTTGCCTTGGTTCACGCCCTGGATGAGCACATGTTCCCAGTCAGAATAGGAGACATGCGCATCATGGAGAACAACCTGGAGGCCGAGCTCAAGTCCAGCATTGCGGCTCTAAACTCTTCCCAGCTGGAGCCGGTGGTTCGATTCCTTCACCTCCTACTGGACAAGTTGGTTTTGCTCGTAGTGCGGCCGCCGGTCATCGCTGGACAGATAG TGAATCTGGGCCAGGCATCCTTCGAGGTCATGGCATCCATAGTGAACCGGCTTCATAAGTACCTGGACAGCAGCCAGGACATGCATGGCCGCAACAGCCTGCTGTCCTCTTACATCCACTATGTCTTCCGCTTGCCGAGCACCGACCCCAACGCGCCATCGCCAG GCCCGGGAGGGTTGGGAGGTTCGGTTCACTACGCCACCATGGCCCGCTCGGCTGTTCGACCCGCCAGCCTCAACCTCAACCGCTCCCGCAGCCTTAGCAACAGCAACCCTGACATTTCCGGGACGCCCACCTCTCCTGACGACGAGGTCCGCTCCATCATTGGCAGCAAG GCCATGGAGCGCTGTGGCAATCGCATGTCTTCGCACACTGAGAGCACCAGTTTCTTGCAAACTTTAACAGGACGGTTGCCCACAAAAAAG CTCTTCCACGAGGAGCTGGCGCTCCAGTGGGTGGTGAGCAGCGGGAGCGTCCGGGAGGGCGCTCTACAGCAGGCCTGGTTCTTCTTTGAACTCATG GTGAAGAGCATCATCCACCACCTTTACTTCACCGAGCGCCTCGAGTCGCCCAGGAAGAACCGCTTTCCAGAACGCTTtatggatgacatcacagcccTGGTCAGCACCATCGCCGGGGACGTTGTTTCTCGCTTCCAGAAG GACCTGGAGCTCGTGGAGAGACTAAACACGAGTCTGGCTTTCTTTCTCAATGACTTGCTGTCAGTGATGGACCGAGGCTTCGTCTTCACCCTCATCAGGGCATACTGGAAACAG GTGTCCACAAAGCTTTACACTCTGCAGAACCCCAACCTGGAGTCTTTGAGGCTGGATTTCTTGAGAATCGTCTGCAGCCATGAACACTATGTCACCCTCAATCTGCCTTGCAGCCTGCTGACACCGCCGGCCTCCCCTTCCCCCTCCGTGTCCTCAGCAACGTCACAG AGCTCTGGGTTCTCCACACATGTCCAGGACCAGAAGATAGCCAACATGTTTGAGCTGTCCGTCCCCTTCAGAGAGCAACACTATCTGGCTGGACTGGTGCTCTCTGAGCTGTCGGTGATACTGGACCCAGAGAATGAGGG gaTGTTTGGTCTACATAAGAAAGTCGTGAGTGTCGTCCATAACCTCCTGTCCAGCCACGACTCTGACCCCCGCTATGCAGATCCAGAGGTCAAGGCCCGGGTCGCCATGCTCTACCTGCCTCTGATCGGTATCATCATGGAAACGCTACCACAGCTCCACGACTTCACAG AGTCCCATAACCAGTGGGGTCGGCCAGGTTGTCCCCAGGGGGCAGCGGCGGGCAGCACTGGAGAGGAGGCCGAGGGAGAGGGCAACAGTATAATCAGCCAaactgttgccatggcgatAGCAGGCACTTCCACCCCATCACCAATTTCCCGACCAAGCAGCTTCTTGCTCAACTCGCAG GCGAGTCGTCAGCACGGAACCTTCTCGGCCGAATCAAGTCGCAGTCTGCTCATCTGTCTGCTGTGGGTGCTGAAGAACGCCGACGAGATGGTGTTGCAGAAGTGGTTCACAGACCTGTCGGTGTCTCAGCTCAACCGCCTGCTGGACCTTCTCTACCTCTGTGTCTCCTGCTTCGAATACAAG GGGAAGAAGGCGTTCGAGCGAATGAACAGCCTGACCTTTAAAAAGTCCAAAGACATGAAGGCCAAGCTGGAAGAGGCCATACTGGGCAGCATCGGGGCCAGACAGGAGATGGTGCGGCGCAGCCGGGGACAGCTTG AGCGGAGTCCATCTGGCAGTGCGTTTGGAAGTCAGGAGAACCTTCGATGGAGGAAGGACATGACCCACTGGAGACAAAACAGCGAGAGGATGGACAA GACCAGGGCAGAGTTGGAGCACGAAGCACTTATTGATGGAAACCTTGCAACAGAGGCCAACATAATTATTCTTGACACATTGGAGATCGTTGTGCAG ACGGTATCAGTGACTGAGTCCAAGGAGAGCATCTTGGGTGGGGTGCTGAAGGTGCTGCTGCACAGCATGGCCTGCAACCAGAGCGCCCTCTACCTCCAGCACTGTTTTGCCACACAGAGGGCGCTGGTGTCTAAG TTTCCTGAGCTGCTGTTCgaggaggagacggagcagTGCGCTGACCTGTGCCTGAGACtcctgaggagctgcagcagcagcatcagcaccatcAGGGCCCACGCCAGCgcctctctctacctcctcatGAGGCAAAACTTTGAAATAGGCAAC AATTTTGCGAGAGTAAAGATGCAGGTGACCATGTCTCTTTCCTCGCTCGTGGGAACCTCTCAGAATTTCAATGAGGAGTTCCTGCGTCGCTCTCTAAAGACCATCCTCACATACGCAGAGGAGGACCTGGAGCTGAGGGAGACCACGTTCCCAGACCAG GTCCAGGACCTTGTGTTTAACCTGCACATGATCCTCTCTGACACAGTGAAGATGAAGGAGCACCAGGAAGATCCTGAGATGCTGATAGATCTCATGTACAG GATTGCGAAGGGTTACCAGACCTCTCCAGACTTGAGACTGACATGGCTCCAGAACATGGCTGGAAAACACTCCGAGAGGAATAACCACGCCGAGGCTGCCCAGTGTCTTGTGCACAGCGCTGCTCTGGTTGCAGAATACCTGAGCATGCTGGAGGACCGCAAGTATCTGCCTGTGGGCTGCGTCACCTTCCAG AACATTTCCTCCAACGTGCTGGAGGAATCTGCAGTCTCTGATGACGTGGTGTCACCGGATGAAGAGGGCATTTGCTCAGGAAAGTACTTCACTGAGATCGGTCTGGTAGGACTCCTGGAGCAGGCTGCCGCCTCCTTCTCCATG GCTGGCATGTACGAGGCAGTAAACGAAGTATACAAGGTACTGATCCCCGTCCACGAAGCCAACAGGGATGCAAAAAAGCTGTCGACCATTCATGGTAAACTACAGGAAGCCTTTGGGAAAATAGTTCaccag ACTGGGAAGAGGATGTTTGGTACGTACTTCAGAGTCGGAATTTACGGTTCAAAATTCGGCGACTTGGACGAGCAGGAGTTTGTGTACAAAGAGCCGGCCATCACGAAGCTGGCCGAGATCTCTCACAGGCTCGAG GGTTTCTATGGGGAGCGATTTGGAGAGGAGCAGGTAGAAGTCATTAAAGACTCCAACCCGGTGGACAAGTGCAAGCTGGATCCAAACAAG GCCTTTATCCAGATCACATATGTGGAGCCGTACTTCGACACGTACGAGATGAAGGACCGCATCACCTACTTTGACAAGAACTACAACCTGCGGCGTTTTGTGTACTGCACGCCTTTCACCCTGGACGGGCGGGCGCACGGCGATCTGCACGAACAGTACAAACGCAAGACCATCCTCACCACCTCCCACGCCTTCCCTTACATCAAGACACGGATCAACATCATCCACAAAGAGGAG GTTATCTCCACACCCATCGAGGTGGCGATAGAGGACATGCAGAAGAAGACTCAGGAGTTGGCCTTCGCCACCCACCAGGACCCTTCTGATGCCAAGATGCTGCAGATGGTCCTGCAGGGATCCGTTGGTACAACGGTCAACCAG GGTCCTTTGGAGGTGGCCCAGGTTTTCCTGTCAGAAATCCCCAGTGACCCCAAACTGTACAGACACCACAATAAGCTTCGGCTCTGCTTCAAAGACTTCACCAAGAG GTGTGAAGATGCCCTGCGTAAAAACAAGAGCCTGATTGGTCCGGACCAGAAGGAGTACcagagggagctggagaggaaCTACCACCGGCTGAAGGAGGCGCTGCAGCCGCTCATCAACAGAAAGATCCCTCAGCTTTATAAACCTGTACTGCAGGTCAACTCGCACAG AGATTCCTTCAGCAGAATGAGTCTTCGTAGGCTTGACATCTGA